From the genome of Streptococcus oralis:
GCGGCCGTGCAACCTGGGCAGGATCAGTTGAAGCCTACATCAAAGATGGTGAAGCAGCAGCTCGTGAATGGTTACGCACAACTGGATTTGAGAACATTGATGAACTCAACAAAGTTCTCCAAACCACAGCGACTTCATGGACTGAACGTGTGGAAGCATAAAACAAATATAGAAGAATCCTTTTTTGTTAAGAAGCTACTTAAGGTTTTCTGACAAAGGATTCTGAAAATAGAAACTACAACCATAGATGGTGAGACACTCTCTATGGTTTGTTTACTTAAGAGAAATGGATCAAAGGAGAGAAGAATGAAAGCATACACAGAGCGTGTATTTGGAAATCATGAGGGCAAGGATGTCTTGGCCTATCGCTTTGAGACTGACAGTGGCTACCAACTAGAAATCATGAGCTATGGTGCGACCATCTTGCGCTATGTCACGCCTGACAAGGCTGGGAATTTTGCCAATGTGATTTTGGGCTTTGATGATTTTGATAGCTATGTAGGCAATAGTCCCAAGCATGGAGCAAGTGTAGGTCCTGTAGCGGGCCGTATTGCAGGTGCGACCTTTGAGCTCAATGGCAAGACCTATGACCTTGAAGTCAACAATGCTAGCAACTGTAACCACAGTGGTTCAACAGGTTGGGATTCGAGCTTGTTTGAATTGGTCGAAGTGAGTGACCATGGCTTGACTCTCTACACCGAGCGTACAGATGGGACAGGAGGATTTCCTGGTAATCTCAAGATTTGGATTAGCTACCACTTGGAAGAAACTGGTGCTTACGAAGTCAGCTATAAGGTGACGACAGATCAGGATACGCTGGTCAATCCAACTAATCACAGCTACTTCAACTTGTCTGGTGATTTTACGCAGACAGTTGACCGTCATGTCTTCCAGCTAAATACGGAGGGCATTTACCCAATCGCTCCCGACGGTGTGCCAGCAAAAACTTCAGATGCTGATCGCGATGTGGTGAAACACATCTACAATGGTGCTTTGCTCAAGGATATCTTTTCAGAGGACGATGAGCAAATCCAGTTGGTATCTGGTTTGGATCACCCATTTGCTCTTCCTGCAGGTCATGACAATGCTGGTTTCCTTTATGACCAAAACTCAGGTCGTTTCCTACTTTTCAAGACAGAGGCCCCTTGCTTTGTGGTCTACACAGCAAACTTTGTGGATGAGAGTGCCATCATAGCTGGTCAGCCAATGGTTCAGCACAATGGAATTGCTCTTGAAGCGCAGGCTTTACCAGATGCCATTCACAGTGACTTTAAAGACCAAGTCATTCTCAAAGCAGGTCAAACCTTCACCAGCAAAACTCGCTACGAGCTTGTTGTTAAATAAAAAGAAGAGCTGGTTTCCAGCTCTTTTGAGTTGTCTTCGTTGACATTTTATTTCAATAGTGTATAATTGATGTAATCGATAAAGTTACAACAAAAAGGAGACACCTTATGACTTATGCATACCAAAGCCACATTTACCTAGCAGAGGCGGTTTTAAATGTCAAGGATTTGACGAATCAAACGGCTTTTTATCACCAGATTATTGGCTTGGAGATTTTATCCCAAACAGAGACAGAAGCGATTTTGGGACTTGATCGAAAAGCCTTGGTTCACTTGATTCAGGCAGAAAAGGCTGGCGAAGTAAGGGAGCATTATGGGCTCTACCATCTGGCGATTTTGTTGCCGACACGAAAAGCCTTGGCAGATGTCTTGAAACACCTAAGTGATTTGCGGATTCCTCTGGTCGGGGGTGCAGATCATGGATACAGTGAGGCTATTTATCTAGAGGATTTGGAAGGAAATGGCATTGAACTTTACCGTGATAAGCCAGTTTCGTCATGGGATATTCGAGAAGACGGCCGCATTATCGGTGTGACCGAAGCCCTTGCGGCACAGGACATCTATGAGTTAGGAGAAAAGGTGGATCCCTTTATCCTAGCTGAAGGGACGAGAATGGGGCATATCCATCTATCGGTGAAGGATAGTCACGCAGCAAGTCAGTTCTATCAAAAGGTGTTAGGGCTAGAGGATAAATTTAGCATTCCTAGTGCTAGTTGGATAGCGGCTGGTCAGTACCATCACCACCTGGCTGTCAACGAATGGGCTGGAAAAGGGCTAGCTCCGCGTGAGCAAGGCTTGCCAGGCTTGGCCTACTATGTCCTTGAGGTCGAAAGCAAGGAAGAGCTCCTAGACATCGTTCAGCAAGCACGAGAGCTAGAAGCACCGATCAAATGGCTAAATTCGAGTGAGTTGGATCTTGTAGACCCAGACGGGATTGTGACCCGTATTCGCTTGGAACGATGAGATGAGGAAAACGCATCATATACATAGAAAAAGGCGGATAAGTTCACATTCTGTTTTTAGAATGCGGACTTGTTCGCTTTTTTATGGAATGACGAAAGCTTTCTTGGCTCTGGCAAAGGCATCTGCTGGGGATATTTTCCCTTTTCTGGGGGTTCATGCTATAATACTAATAAACTTTTCTTTCTCTAGGAAGGCAAACGCCGAAAATCGGCTAGAATGCTGGCAATCGTTGTCACGATGCTTTTAAGAGAAAGTAGAACTTTGTTTGAACATCCGTATTGAGTTTAGGAGACGAGAAATAAGATGGACACAAGTGTAAAAAATTTAATCAGTATGGGC
Proteins encoded in this window:
- a CDS encoding aldose epimerase family protein; this encodes MKAYTERVFGNHEGKDVLAYRFETDSGYQLEIMSYGATILRYVTPDKAGNFANVILGFDDFDSYVGNSPKHGASVGPVAGRIAGATFELNGKTYDLEVNNASNCNHSGSTGWDSSLFELVEVSDHGLTLYTERTDGTGGFPGNLKIWISYHLEETGAYEVSYKVTTDQDTLVNPTNHSYFNLSGDFTQTVDRHVFQLNTEGIYPIAPDGVPAKTSDADRDVVKHIYNGALLKDIFSEDDEQIQLVSGLDHPFALPAGHDNAGFLYDQNSGRFLLFKTEAPCFVVYTANFVDESAIIAGQPMVQHNGIALEAQALPDAIHSDFKDQVILKAGQTFTSKTRYELVVK
- a CDS encoding VOC family protein, translating into MTYAYQSHIYLAEAVLNVKDLTNQTAFYHQIIGLEILSQTETEAILGLDRKALVHLIQAEKAGEVREHYGLYHLAILLPTRKALADVLKHLSDLRIPLVGGADHGYSEAIYLEDLEGNGIELYRDKPVSSWDIREDGRIIGVTEALAAQDIYELGEKVDPFILAEGTRMGHIHLSVKDSHAASQFYQKVLGLEDKFSIPSASWIAAGQYHHHLAVNEWAGKGLAPREQGLPGLAYYVLEVESKEELLDIVQQARELEAPIKWLNSSELDLVDPDGIVTRIRLER